A section of the Pithys albifrons albifrons isolate INPA30051 chromosome 30, PitAlb_v1, whole genome shotgun sequence genome encodes:
- the LOC139683898 gene encoding uncharacterized protein isoform X1 yields MGSEAGPLLATAPPCGKGPATHRHAAGPVSESLQATGKAALEPLGRAQLTADTSRRGCSCSVQTMLGQGGCDKLSPACLAFLLLLLLLLGAGVMAQDICNSPGDGDLPAPELFMSLSAAEEGEQVLFRCQLFVKSPDTRIVFCKDGVQVKSLKAQQKTGTYYMLFFMTRSNAGIYTCGYQHKNSSQVRNSALSAPQNLSVTGSRSSSQAETSTEASVPSKANPHCLQNSSKDIIIGLVAISLLLLAAAIYSFVRIGACRERCQSNDTNGFMKFWTQMPKPFPQSLCRQQQVLTQESEVMDDSEIESLCARAEQQHSLCPGEGLLQPVQGALQHGQCPGRIAHTIPHNTRFADIPAAPSTFVPMNLPCAKPLAHLHQFLLE; encoded by the exons ATGGGGTCTGAGGCAGGGCCCCTGCTTGCCACAGCCCCTCCTTGTGGGAAAGGCCCTGCCACCCACAGACATGCAGCAGGACCAGTCTCAGAGTCTCTGCAAGCCACGGGCAAGGCAGCTCTTGAACcactgggcagagctcagctcacAGCAGACACTTCCAGGAGAGGTTGTTCCTGCAGTGTCCAAACaatgctggggcagggaggatgTGACAAGCTGTCTCCTGCTTGCCtggccttcctcctcctgctgttgCTGCTACTGG GTGCCGGTGTGATGGCCCAGGACATCTGCAACTCCCCAGGTGATG GTGACCTCCCAGCCCCTGAACTCTTCATGAgcctcagtgctgcagaggaGGGAGAACAGGTTTTGTTTCGGTGTCAACTTTTCGTGAAGTCTCCTGATACCCGAATCGTCTTCTGCAAGGACGGGGTGCAGGTGAAGAGCCTGAAAGCCCAGCAGAAGACGGGGACCTACTACATGCTCTTCTTCATGACGAGGAGTAATGCAGGGATATACACATGTGGATACCAACACAAGAACAGCAGCCAAGTGAGGAACTCTGCCCTCAGTGCTCCCCAGAACCTCAGTGTCACAG GCAGCAGGTCCAGCTCCCAGGCAGAGACATCCACTGAGG CTTCTGTGCCCTCAAAAGCCAACCCTCATTGCCTCCAGAACTCCAGCAAAGACATCATTATAGGGTTGGTGGCcatctctctcctcctcctggctgcagCCATCTACAGTTTTGTGAGGATAG GGGCCTGCAGAGAGAGATGCCAAAG CAATGACACCAATGGGTTCATGAAATTCTGGACACAGATGCCAAAACCCTTCCCCCAAAgtctctgcaggcagcagcaagtTCTCACCCAGGAGTCTGAAGTGATGGATGACAGTGAAATAGAGT CCTTGTGTGCaagagctgagcagcagcacagcctatGCCCTGGTGAGGGTCTCCTGCAGCCAGTCCAAGGAGcgctccagcatggccagtgcCCAGGGAGAATTGCCCACACCATCCCCCACAACACGAGGTTTGCAGacatccctgcagctcccagcacgTTTGTCCCTATGAACCTGCCCTGTGCCAAACCCTTGGCTCATCTGCACCAGTTTCTGTTGGAATAG
- the LOC139683898 gene encoding uncharacterized protein isoform X3, translated as MGSEAGPLLATAPPCGKGPATHRHAAGPVSESLQATGKAALEPLGRAQLTADTSRRGCSCSVQTMLGQGGCDKLSPACLAFLLLLLLLLGAGVMAQDICNSPGDGDLPAPELFMSLSAAEEGEQVLFRCQLFVKSPDTRIVFCKDGVQVKSLKAQQKTGTYYMLFFMTRSNAGIYTCGYQHKNSSQVRNSALSAPQNLSVTGSRSSSQAETSTEASVPSKANPHCLQNSSKDIIIGLVAISLLLLAAAIYSFVRIGACRERCQSNDTNGFMKFWTQMPKPFPQSLCRQQQVLTQESEVMDDSEIEYSTIAHLGCKRPCVQELSSSTAYALVRVSCSQSKERSSMASAQGELPTPSPTTRGSGSQQMSG; from the exons ATGGGGTCTGAGGCAGGGCCCCTGCTTGCCACAGCCCCTCCTTGTGGGAAAGGCCCTGCCACCCACAGACATGCAGCAGGACCAGTCTCAGAGTCTCTGCAAGCCACGGGCAAGGCAGCTCTTGAACcactgggcagagctcagctcacAGCAGACACTTCCAGGAGAGGTTGTTCCTGCAGTGTCCAAACaatgctggggcagggaggatgTGACAAGCTGTCTCCTGCTTGCCtggccttcctcctcctgctgttgCTGCTACTGG GTGCCGGTGTGATGGCCCAGGACATCTGCAACTCCCCAGGTGATG GTGACCTCCCAGCCCCTGAACTCTTCATGAgcctcagtgctgcagaggaGGGAGAACAGGTTTTGTTTCGGTGTCAACTTTTCGTGAAGTCTCCTGATACCCGAATCGTCTTCTGCAAGGACGGGGTGCAGGTGAAGAGCCTGAAAGCCCAGCAGAAGACGGGGACCTACTACATGCTCTTCTTCATGACGAGGAGTAATGCAGGGATATACACATGTGGATACCAACACAAGAACAGCAGCCAAGTGAGGAACTCTGCCCTCAGTGCTCCCCAGAACCTCAGTGTCACAG GCAGCAGGTCCAGCTCCCAGGCAGAGACATCCACTGAGG CTTCTGTGCCCTCAAAAGCCAACCCTCATTGCCTCCAGAACTCCAGCAAAGACATCATTATAGGGTTGGTGGCcatctctctcctcctcctggctgcagCCATCTACAGTTTTGTGAGGATAG GGGCCTGCAGAGAGAGATGCCAAAG CAATGACACCAATGGGTTCATGAAATTCTGGACACAGATGCCAAAACCCTTCCCCCAAAgtctctgcaggcagcagcaagtTCTCACCCAGGAGTCTGAAGTGATGGATGACAGTGAAATAGAGT ACTCCACCATTGCCCACCTTGGATGTAAGAGG CCTTGTGTGCaagagctgagcagcagcacagcctatGCCCTGGTGAGGGTCTCCTGCAGCCAGTCCAAGGAGcgctccagcatggccagtgcCCAGGGAGAATTGCCCACACCATCCCCCACAACACGAG GGTCTGGAAGCCAGCAGATGTCCGGTTGA
- the LOC139683898 gene encoding uncharacterized protein isoform X2 has product MGSEAGPLLATAPPCGKGPATHRHAAGPVSESLQATGKAALEPLGRAQLTADTSRRGCSCSVQTMLGQGGCDKLSPACLAFLLLLLLLLGAGVMAQDICNSPGDGDLPAPELFMSLSAAEEGEQVLFRCQLFVKSPDTRIVFCKDGVQVKSLKAQQKTGTYYMLFFMTRSNAGIYTCGYQHKNSSQVRNSALSAPQNLSVTGSRSSSQAETSTEASVPSKANPHCLQNSSKDIIIGLVAISLLLLAAAIYSFVRIGACRERCQSNDTNGFMKFWTQMPKPFPQSLCRQQQVLTQESEVMDDSEIEYSTIAHLGCKRPCVQELSSSTAYALVRVSCSQSKERSSMASAQGELPTPSPTTRGLQTSLQLPARLSL; this is encoded by the exons ATGGGGTCTGAGGCAGGGCCCCTGCTTGCCACAGCCCCTCCTTGTGGGAAAGGCCCTGCCACCCACAGACATGCAGCAGGACCAGTCTCAGAGTCTCTGCAAGCCACGGGCAAGGCAGCTCTTGAACcactgggcagagctcagctcacAGCAGACACTTCCAGGAGAGGTTGTTCCTGCAGTGTCCAAACaatgctggggcagggaggatgTGACAAGCTGTCTCCTGCTTGCCtggccttcctcctcctgctgttgCTGCTACTGG GTGCCGGTGTGATGGCCCAGGACATCTGCAACTCCCCAGGTGATG GTGACCTCCCAGCCCCTGAACTCTTCATGAgcctcagtgctgcagaggaGGGAGAACAGGTTTTGTTTCGGTGTCAACTTTTCGTGAAGTCTCCTGATACCCGAATCGTCTTCTGCAAGGACGGGGTGCAGGTGAAGAGCCTGAAAGCCCAGCAGAAGACGGGGACCTACTACATGCTCTTCTTCATGACGAGGAGTAATGCAGGGATATACACATGTGGATACCAACACAAGAACAGCAGCCAAGTGAGGAACTCTGCCCTCAGTGCTCCCCAGAACCTCAGTGTCACAG GCAGCAGGTCCAGCTCCCAGGCAGAGACATCCACTGAGG CTTCTGTGCCCTCAAAAGCCAACCCTCATTGCCTCCAGAACTCCAGCAAAGACATCATTATAGGGTTGGTGGCcatctctctcctcctcctggctgcagCCATCTACAGTTTTGTGAGGATAG GGGCCTGCAGAGAGAGATGCCAAAG CAATGACACCAATGGGTTCATGAAATTCTGGACACAGATGCCAAAACCCTTCCCCCAAAgtctctgcaggcagcagcaagtTCTCACCCAGGAGTCTGAAGTGATGGATGACAGTGAAATAGAGT ACTCCACCATTGCCCACCTTGGATGTAAGAGG CCTTGTGTGCaagagctgagcagcagcacagcctatGCCCTGGTGAGGGTCTCCTGCAGCCAGTCCAAGGAGcgctccagcatggccagtgcCCAGGGAGAATTGCCCACACCATCCCCCACAACACGAGGTTTGCAGacatccctgcagctcccagcacgTTTGTCCCTATGA
- the LOC139683898 gene encoding uncharacterized protein isoform X5, translating to MGSEAGPLLATAPPCGKGPATHRHAAGPVSESLQATGKAALEPLGRAQLTADTSRRGCSCSVQTMLGQGGCDKLSPACLAFLLLLLLLLGAGVMAQDICNSPGDGDLPAPELFMSLSAAEEGEQVLFRCQLFVKSPDTRIVFCKDGVQVKSLKAQQKTGTYYMLFFMTRSNAGIYTCGYQHKNSSQVRNSALSAPQNLSVTGSRSSSQAETSTEAQSMESQGCAGTLPPTSPFLFLAGACRERCQSNDTNGFMKFWTQMPKPFPQSLCRQQQVLTQESEVMDDSEIESLCARAEQQHSLCPGEGLLQPVQGALQHGQCPGRIAHTIPHNTRFADIPAAPSTFVPMNLPCAKPLAHLHQFLLE from the exons ATGGGGTCTGAGGCAGGGCCCCTGCTTGCCACAGCCCCTCCTTGTGGGAAAGGCCCTGCCACCCACAGACATGCAGCAGGACCAGTCTCAGAGTCTCTGCAAGCCACGGGCAAGGCAGCTCTTGAACcactgggcagagctcagctcacAGCAGACACTTCCAGGAGAGGTTGTTCCTGCAGTGTCCAAACaatgctggggcagggaggatgTGACAAGCTGTCTCCTGCTTGCCtggccttcctcctcctgctgttgCTGCTACTGG GTGCCGGTGTGATGGCCCAGGACATCTGCAACTCCCCAGGTGATG GTGACCTCCCAGCCCCTGAACTCTTCATGAgcctcagtgctgcagaggaGGGAGAACAGGTTTTGTTTCGGTGTCAACTTTTCGTGAAGTCTCCTGATACCCGAATCGTCTTCTGCAAGGACGGGGTGCAGGTGAAGAGCCTGAAAGCCCAGCAGAAGACGGGGACCTACTACATGCTCTTCTTCATGACGAGGAGTAATGCAGGGATATACACATGTGGATACCAACACAAGAACAGCAGCCAAGTGAGGAACTCTGCCCTCAGTGCTCCCCAGAACCTCAGTGTCACAG GCAGCAGGTCCAGCTCCCAGGCAGAGACATCCACTGAGG CCCAGAGCATGGAAAGCCAAGGCTGTGCAGGAACTCTGCCTCCCACTTCTCCCTTTCTGTTCCTTGCAGGGGCCTGCAGAGAGAGATGCCAAAG CAATGACACCAATGGGTTCATGAAATTCTGGACACAGATGCCAAAACCCTTCCCCCAAAgtctctgcaggcagcagcaagtTCTCACCCAGGAGTCTGAAGTGATGGATGACAGTGAAATAGAGT CCTTGTGTGCaagagctgagcagcagcacagcctatGCCCTGGTGAGGGTCTCCTGCAGCCAGTCCAAGGAGcgctccagcatggccagtgcCCAGGGAGAATTGCCCACACCATCCCCCACAACACGAGGTTTGCAGacatccctgcagctcccagcacgTTTGTCCCTATGAACCTGCCCTGTGCCAAACCCTTGGCTCATCTGCACCAGTTTCTGTTGGAATAG
- the LOC139683898 gene encoding uncharacterized protein isoform X6 — protein MGSEAGPLLATAPPCGKGPATHRHAAGPVSESLQATGKAALEPLGRAQLTADTSRRGCSCSVQTMLGQGGCDKLSPACLAFLLLLLLLLGAGVMAQDICNSPGDGDLPAPELFMSLSAAEEGEQVLFRCQLFVKSPDTRIVFCKDGVQVKSLKAQQKTGTYYMLFFMTRSNAGIYTCGYQHKNSSQVRNSALSAPQNLSVTGSRSSSQAETSTEGACRERCQSNDTNGFMKFWTQMPKPFPQSLCRQQQVLTQESEVMDDSEIESLCARAEQQHSLCPGEGLLQPVQGALQHGQCPGRIAHTIPHNTRFADIPAAPSTFVPMNLPCAKPLAHLHQFLLE, from the exons ATGGGGTCTGAGGCAGGGCCCCTGCTTGCCACAGCCCCTCCTTGTGGGAAAGGCCCTGCCACCCACAGACATGCAGCAGGACCAGTCTCAGAGTCTCTGCAAGCCACGGGCAAGGCAGCTCTTGAACcactgggcagagctcagctcacAGCAGACACTTCCAGGAGAGGTTGTTCCTGCAGTGTCCAAACaatgctggggcagggaggatgTGACAAGCTGTCTCCTGCTTGCCtggccttcctcctcctgctgttgCTGCTACTGG GTGCCGGTGTGATGGCCCAGGACATCTGCAACTCCCCAGGTGATG GTGACCTCCCAGCCCCTGAACTCTTCATGAgcctcagtgctgcagaggaGGGAGAACAGGTTTTGTTTCGGTGTCAACTTTTCGTGAAGTCTCCTGATACCCGAATCGTCTTCTGCAAGGACGGGGTGCAGGTGAAGAGCCTGAAAGCCCAGCAGAAGACGGGGACCTACTACATGCTCTTCTTCATGACGAGGAGTAATGCAGGGATATACACATGTGGATACCAACACAAGAACAGCAGCCAAGTGAGGAACTCTGCCCTCAGTGCTCCCCAGAACCTCAGTGTCACAG GCAGCAGGTCCAGCTCCCAGGCAGAGACATCCACTGAGG GGGCCTGCAGAGAGAGATGCCAAAG CAATGACACCAATGGGTTCATGAAATTCTGGACACAGATGCCAAAACCCTTCCCCCAAAgtctctgcaggcagcagcaagtTCTCACCCAGGAGTCTGAAGTGATGGATGACAGTGAAATAGAGT CCTTGTGTGCaagagctgagcagcagcacagcctatGCCCTGGTGAGGGTCTCCTGCAGCCAGTCCAAGGAGcgctccagcatggccagtgcCCAGGGAGAATTGCCCACACCATCCCCCACAACACGAGGTTTGCAGacatccctgcagctcccagcacgTTTGTCCCTATGAACCTGCCCTGTGCCAAACCCTTGGCTCATCTGCACCAGTTTCTGTTGGAATAG
- the LOC139683898 gene encoding uncharacterized protein isoform X4 translates to MGSEAGPLLATAPPCGKGPATHRHAAGPVSESLQATGKAALEPLGRAQLTADTSRRGCSCSVQTMLGQGGCDKLSPACLAFLLLLLLLLGAGVMAQDICNSPGDGDLPAPELFMSLSAAEEGEQVLFRCQLFVKSPDTRIVFCKDGVQVKSLKAQQKTGTYYMLFFMTRSNAGIYTCGYQHKNSSQVRNSALSAPQNLSVTGSRSSSQAETSTEASVPSKANPHCLQNSSKDIIIGLVAISLLLLAAAIYSFVRIGACRERCQSNDTNGFMKFWTQMPKPFPQSLCRQQQVLTQESEVMDDSEIESLCARAEQQHSLCPGEGLLQPVQGALQHGQCPGRIAHTIPHNTRVWKPADVRLKFLAVNSGQS, encoded by the exons ATGGGGTCTGAGGCAGGGCCCCTGCTTGCCACAGCCCCTCCTTGTGGGAAAGGCCCTGCCACCCACAGACATGCAGCAGGACCAGTCTCAGAGTCTCTGCAAGCCACGGGCAAGGCAGCTCTTGAACcactgggcagagctcagctcacAGCAGACACTTCCAGGAGAGGTTGTTCCTGCAGTGTCCAAACaatgctggggcagggaggatgTGACAAGCTGTCTCCTGCTTGCCtggccttcctcctcctgctgttgCTGCTACTGG GTGCCGGTGTGATGGCCCAGGACATCTGCAACTCCCCAGGTGATG GTGACCTCCCAGCCCCTGAACTCTTCATGAgcctcagtgctgcagaggaGGGAGAACAGGTTTTGTTTCGGTGTCAACTTTTCGTGAAGTCTCCTGATACCCGAATCGTCTTCTGCAAGGACGGGGTGCAGGTGAAGAGCCTGAAAGCCCAGCAGAAGACGGGGACCTACTACATGCTCTTCTTCATGACGAGGAGTAATGCAGGGATATACACATGTGGATACCAACACAAGAACAGCAGCCAAGTGAGGAACTCTGCCCTCAGTGCTCCCCAGAACCTCAGTGTCACAG GCAGCAGGTCCAGCTCCCAGGCAGAGACATCCACTGAGG CTTCTGTGCCCTCAAAAGCCAACCCTCATTGCCTCCAGAACTCCAGCAAAGACATCATTATAGGGTTGGTGGCcatctctctcctcctcctggctgcagCCATCTACAGTTTTGTGAGGATAG GGGCCTGCAGAGAGAGATGCCAAAG CAATGACACCAATGGGTTCATGAAATTCTGGACACAGATGCCAAAACCCTTCCCCCAAAgtctctgcaggcagcagcaagtTCTCACCCAGGAGTCTGAAGTGATGGATGACAGTGAAATAGAGT CCTTGTGTGCaagagctgagcagcagcacagcctatGCCCTGGTGAGGGTCTCCTGCAGCCAGTCCAAGGAGcgctccagcatggccagtgcCCAGGGAGAATTGCCCACACCATCCCCCACAACACGAG GGTCTGGAAGCCAGCAGATGTCCGGTTGAAATTCCTGGCAGTAAACAGTGGACAAAGCTAA